The DNA segment catctgtttaaaaattcttgaaaaaaaaaatatttttagttgtgtttttttttaccgatggttttcttttcatattaatactcttacttttaattttttgtaagtAATATTactatgtttttataatttatgaattattaCATAATCTCAGACAGACATAAATTGAGTTTTATTGGGCGCAGATTTAATTTGTCGTTAAATTATCGTATGTGATGCTAATATATAATCTGATAAtgtgcaataaaaacaaacattttctcAGCTTTGACTAATTAAAACTCGTTGATCCCCGCAGTGCCTCTGTGTCGCAGAGCAAAAGTGTTaacttaattttttgtttattgtaaacAATTAACGCGAGTACGAGTGTTGAGTGATGCCATGGGTGGTAATTATACACGTCCACAATACTCAAGGATCAAACGATTCCTCATTTTTAAGCCACGCCCACTAACTTATTAAATCGAAAGTTTCTAATCACCGAACCATTACAAGCACGAGAAGTCATCACTGAAAAAGTCCACTGTCACTGTCAACATTTTACCTTTGAATGTCAAAATGGCTTTCCTGAATCAATATCAGCCAAGTTTTGGAGAAGAAAATAACAATTGTTTATGGAATACACAAAATGACAACGGAATGTGTAGtaactttaaatttttggaGAGTTTAATTTTACCAGTAATTTCTGACGAAGATTTCAACGATGGATTTATGGACACCACCAACTACTTGGACACACGTCGTGATATATTTGATTCTGAAGAACAGACCCAGAACTTGGATAGTATTCGCAGAGGTGCGCTCGAAGTAAATGAATTCAGGAGAAATGGATTTGAATGTGACTTGGACGATTTAGACGCATATCAAGTTCAACTTAGGAGGCAAAGTGTCCACGACAGGATTAGTgttaaaaaggaaaacaacccAATTGTTCTGGAGGTAATGGCGTTCAAGGAAAAAAAGAAGGCATTAAGAAGAGCAAAGTCTAAGAAGAATTGTGTTTTCTGTAAGAATAACGGAGAATCCACCGCCGTTTATACAAGCCATGTTTTGAAAGACGGAGACGGGAAAACCACTTGTCCAGTTCTTAGGAAATACACGTGCCCCCTGTGCGGAAAAACAGGAGACGAAGCCCATACCATCAAGTATTGTCCAAAGAACGAAGCACAAGAACATGCATTTTGAGCTTGAAAGTAATGTCTTGAACTTTTCAATATTGTGAGCTTAAAAGTTGTGTATTGAACTTTTCAACAGTGTAAGTTGACGTAAGAACTTTCTAACAATTTTTAGCTTGCAGTCGTGTAGCGATAGAACTTTCCGACAATTTGAGCTTGCAAGTGGTGAAACGATAGAACTGTCCGACAATTTGAGCTTGCAAGTGGTGAAACAGTAGAACTTCCCGACAATTTGAGCTTGCAAGTCGCGTAACGATAGAACTTTCCGACAGTTTGAGCTTGCAAGTGGTGAAACGATTGAACTTTCCAGGAAAATACGAATTCAAGGCGGtcaccaaaaaaaacaactaaaaatgACTTCAGGGACAATCAATTCGCGAGATGAATGAAATATGTTTAGTTGAGAACAAATTCAAGTTTTAAATAGTGAGCATTATTTAAGTtcttgttgaaaattttaaaacaataaattcaatTTACGTGTTAAATGAAATCCATTTTAACCATTTTCCATGTTAATTGTTGAAggatgttgttttattttacatgaaatgtgacatttttattagattttagaaattgtaaatagtttttaGATGTTGATTTTAGAGTAGGatcatgttttgaaaatatgttatatacatgtatgtaggcCAAgacaattgattttaaaatatgctgatatttttttctattattagcTTATTTAAATACATTCCGAACGTTGACACGAAATCCATTcgttatttttgtaaatagttttacGGAATTTGTTAGCAcagtttgtaaaattatattgtgtaaaaattaTAGTGCTTCAATGTGTACATTCATcataatgttgaatattaaattgtaaaatactttGTACAAGTttttagtcttctttttattaaattttgttatacGTCATTCAGATCTCTGTACACTTTCAGACAGAAGGAGAAAGATAAAAATAATcaccattatcatgattatgttaATCATAGAACTCAGGGTTATATGTAAATCAGACAAAAAATGCTATCTGAAGTAGATTTGACACACAATGTTATGTATATTAGTTAaactatgttttatattattaaaaaataaatataatttaacaaagatATTGTTGATATCATTTATGGAAATCAATGCAAGCACCCAAAATCAATGTAGAACTGTagaaataatgtattttgttttctgtctagttttacaaattatgtCATGATACCACCATGATCTTGGACAAGGACTTTGCAATATACCTAAATAATTATATTCGTGTAAATTCCAATACGGGAATGATACCATCCTCGCTAGCCAAGGGAACTATCCACTCCCATTCTCTTCACGGATAGCGAAGATGGAATGACGCTAGcttacattaaaaaaagtaaaccatgacAATGGAACATCGTTTTTCATCATAAAactgagatgtggtatgattgctaatttGATACCTATTTTACAAGAGTCTCAATGACGTGGAGGTCACcgatatttataataaataaaaatattaaatagctTGGAGTTAAATAAGTTGTCGATGGTTTGTCAAAGTCTGACTTTATTTAGCATATATATTTGGATTTCAAGTACAATGTAGCAGTATACAATGATACAGCTGTTGTCTCTATTGTTTCATCTGTAAGTCATTGATCAATTGTATTGTGTAATTTCACTAGGTCAAACATGTTGGtataagatttgtttttgttgctaCGGCTGGTAATTTTTTGTTCGTCGCCTAAAGAGTTTCTTAtagcaacaacaacaaatagttaggaaaaaatcatatattttattcaattaaaattctTGACAACAAACCGTAAAGTCAACAAATACATCGATGTTGTGAAAATGTTGTGAAACACCAGTTAGACTTGGGTCCCCGATA comes from the Mytilus trossulus isolate FHL-02 chromosome 3, PNRI_Mtr1.1.1.hap1, whole genome shotgun sequence genome and includes:
- the LOC134710260 gene encoding uncharacterized protein LOC134710260; this translates as MAFLNQYQPSFGEENNNCLWNTQNDNGMCSNFKFLESLILPVISDEDFNDGFMDTTNYLDTRRDIFDSEEQTQNLDSIRRGALEVNEFRRNGFECDLDDLDAYQVQLRRQSVHDRISVKKENNPIVLEVMAFKEKKKALRRAKSKKNCVFCKNNGESTAVYTSHVLKDGDGKTTCPVLRKYTCPLCGKTGDEAHTIKYCPKNEAQEHAF